A stretch of Lathyrus oleraceus cultivar Zhongwan6 chromosome 6, CAAS_Psat_ZW6_1.0, whole genome shotgun sequence DNA encodes these proteins:
- the LOC127097419 gene encoding uncharacterized protein LOC127097419, which translates to MAYLLSTSFTAPLLINKELNGFDYALNKISKKTTVTSAQKIIGCNISNKCILFIEGRGSYQHCLMSSARVLYDRHSYKVNVNYCTMVVISGYWVGPDVDDGWGFVEAVIDQIT; encoded by the exons ATGGCGTATCTACTCTCTACGAGCTTCACCGCTCCTTTACTCATAAACAAG GAACTGAATGGATTCGATTATGCTCTGAATAAAATTTCGAAGAAAACAACAGTTACTTCAG CTCAAAAAATCATAGGATGTAATATCTCAAATAAATGCATATTATTCATCGAAGGAAGAGGAAGCTATCAGCATTGCTTGATGTCATCGGCAAGAGTTCTATATGACAGACACTCTTATAAAGTGAATGTAAATTATTGCACTATGGTAGTTATATCTGGTTATTGGGTTGGCCCTGATGTTGATGATGGGTGGGGATTTGTGGAAGCTGTTATTGATCAAATAACTTGA